The Mycobacterium riyadhense sequence TGGGTGAGGGGCCGGTGCAGGCCGCCCAGGCCGGGGGCGGCCTCCGGCTCACCGGAACGCGCACTCAGGTGCCCTTCGGTCCGGTGGCTGACGCCTTCCTGGTGCCTGTCGAAACCGGTTTCGGCACAAGGGTTTTCCTTGTCGGCGCCGACGACCCCGGGGTTTCGGTGACGGCGCTGCAGACCACCGGGCTGGGTAGTGTCGGGCATCTGAAACTAGACGGCGTTGATGCCACCCGATCGGTCGGTGGGGGCGAAGTGGCCGCTTGGCTGGGGACACTAGCGACCCTGGGCCGCACCGCGTTTCAGCTCGGGCTGCTGGAACGAGGATTGCAGCTGACCGCAGAGTACGCGCGTACCCGTGAGCAGTTCGACCGCCCGATCGGCAGCTTCCAAGCCGTTGGGCAGCGGCTGGCCGACGGCTACATCGACGTCAAGGGGTTGCGGCTGACGCTCACCCAGGCCGCCTGGCGGGTATCCGAAGACGTTCCCGCCGACATTGACGTGGCAACCGCAGCGTTTTGGGCGGCCGAAGCCGGGCACCGGGTGGCGCACACCATCGTGCACGTGCACGGCGGTGTCGGTGTCGACACCGATCACCCGGTGCATCGTTACTTCTTGGCCGCCAAGGAGATTGAGTTCGGACTGGGCGGTGCGACCGGGCAGCTGCGGCAAATCGGTCGTGAGCTGGCAGAGGCTCCCGCCTGAGTAATGTGAGTCCGACCGATCCGACCGTCAGCCGGCTGCTGGTGCCGCTGGCCGAAATCGACGACCGGGGAGTCTATTTCGAGGATTCATTCACCAGCTGGCGCGACCACGTACAGCACGGCGCCGCGATCGCCGCGGCGCTGCGTGAGCGTCTGGACCCGGCGCGTCCGCCCCACGTCGGCGTGCTGCTGCAAAACACACCGTTCTTCTCGGCGATGCTGGTGGCCGCCGGGATGTCGGGAATCGTTCCGGTAGGCCTCAACCCGGTGCGCCGCGGCGCGGCAATGGCCCGCGACATCAAGCACGCCGACTGCCAACTCGTGCTCGCCGACACGGAATCCGCCGCGACACTAGGCGATCTCGAGCACGTCAACGTCGACTCCACCGGGTGGACCGAAGCGGTCGCCGCGCAAGTCCCGCCAAGGGATACCGAGTTACGTTTTCAATCCGCCACGCCGGCTGACCTTTTCATGCTGATCTACACCTCTGGCACCAGCGGCGATCCGAAGGCGGTGAAATGCAGCCACGGCAAGGTGGCGATCGCCGGCGTGACGATGACGCAGCGTTTCGATCTCAGCCGCGACGACGTCTGCTACGTGTCGATGCCGTTGTTCCATTCCAACGCGGTGCTGGTCGGCTGGGCGGTGGCCGCGGCATGTCAGGGCTCAATGGTGTTGCGGCGCAAGTTTTCTGCCTCGCAGTTTCTGGTCGACGTGCGCCGCTACGGCGCCACGTACGCCAACTACGTGGGCAAGCCGCTGTCATACG is a genomic window containing:
- a CDS encoding acyl-CoA dehydrogenase family protein encodes the protein MDFTTTEAAQDLGGLVDTIVGAVCTPEHQRDLDTLEHRFDRELWRKLIDTDILTSAAAPSLGGEGFGLLEQVAVLVALGHQLAAVPYLESVVLGAGALARFGSEQLQQDWGVPAVNGEKILTAALYGEMGEGPVQAAQAGGGLRLTGTRTQVPFGPVADAFLVPVETGFGTRVFLVGADDPGVSVTALQTTGLGSVGHLKLDGVDATRSVGGGEVAAWLGTLATLGRTAFQLGLLERGLQLTAEYARTREQFDRPIGSFQAVGQRLADGYIDVKGLRLTLTQAAWRVSEDVPADIDVATAAFWAAEAGHRVAHTIVHVHGGVGVDTDHPVHRYFLAAKEIEFGLGGATGQLRQIGRELAEAPA
- the fadD17 gene encoding long-chain-fatty-acid--CoA ligase FadD17; its protein translation is MSPTDPTVSRLLVPLAEIDDRGVYFEDSFTSWRDHVQHGAAIAAALRERLDPARPPHVGVLLQNTPFFSAMLVAAGMSGIVPVGLNPVRRGAAMARDIKHADCQLVLADTESAATLGDLEHVNVDSTGWTEAVAAQVPPRDTELRFQSATPADLFMLIYTSGTSGDPKAVKCSHGKVAIAGVTMTQRFDLSRDDVCYVSMPLFHSNAVLVGWAVAAACQGSMVLRRKFSASQFLVDVRRYGATYANYVGKPLSYVLATPEQPDDAENPLRAVYGNEGVPDDIERFARRFGCVVQDGFGSTEGGVAITHTPDTPVGSLGPLPDGIAIVDPDTGEQCPVGVVGELVNIAGPGRFEGYYNDEAAEAERMAGGVYHTGDLAYRDEAGYAYFAGRLGDWMRVDGENLGTAPIERVLQRYPGAAEVAVYPVVGDQVMAAVVMAPRAEFDADKFRAFLAEQPDLGPKQWPSYVRISATLPRTMTFKVLKRQLSTEGVDCGDPVWPIRR